The proteins below are encoded in one region of Parvicella tangerina:
- a CDS encoding YtxH domain-containing protein, whose amino-acid sequence MNIIETLAYAGLGLAAEANDKAKAKFDELVEAGKKYDSEGKNYVGDFFKTVDSTKEDFKTEFEKNKAKLEDAFPFLKELEEKFEKTREDLTNKFNSTKEDLTKKAEEAKEKFTSKAKETADDVKEKVNNITKDAKVVDETK is encoded by the coding sequence ATGAATATTATTGAAACATTAGCTTACGCAGGTCTAGGACTGGCTGCAGAAGCAAACGACAAAGCAAAGGCAAAATTTGACGAATTAGTTGAAGCTGGTAAGAAGTATGACAGCGAAGGAAAGAACTACGTTGGTGACTTCTTTAAAACTGTAGATTCGACTAAAGAGGATTTCAAAACAGAATTTGAAAAGAACAAAGCGAAGTTGGAAGATGCTTTTCCATTCTTGAAAGAATTGGAAGAGAAGTTTGAAAAAACAAGAGAAGACTTGACAAACAAGTTCAACTCTACGAAAGAAGATTTAACAAAGAAGGCTGAAGAGGCCAAAGAAAAGTTTACATCTAAAGCTAAAGAAACGGCTGACGATGTTAAAGAGAAGGTGAACAATATCACCAAAGATGCTAAAGTTGTCGATGAGACAAAATAA
- a CDS encoding ribonuclease H1 domain-containing protein: protein MAKKYYVIWKGKKTGVFSSWDEVKKYISGYPNAKYKSFSSQEEANRAYEDPSIVKPTEKKKKAKYYVVWDGPRSKVYTDWDEARAALKGLSMDHLKTFGSKVLAERALQEGPENYKGKDFRKTKDLSESEIEEIGSPIELSLAVDAACNEMTGVMEYQGVWTFDKEQVVFRKGPYEGGSNNVGEFLALVHGLAYLKAHKDEKMHELPIYSDSRIAMGWIKAKKCRTKSVGSQELRQLISRAETWLQKNSYKNPILKWETKVWGEIPADFGRK from the coding sequence TTGGCAAAGAAGTATTACGTCATATGGAAAGGGAAAAAGACAGGAGTATTCTCCTCTTGGGATGAGGTGAAGAAGTATATCTCTGGGTATCCAAATGCGAAATACAAGTCGTTTTCATCACAAGAGGAAGCGAATAGGGCTTATGAAGATCCTTCAATTGTAAAACCAACTGAAAAGAAAAAGAAAGCCAAGTATTATGTAGTATGGGACGGTCCTCGCTCTAAAGTGTACACAGATTGGGATGAAGCTCGCGCTGCTCTAAAGGGTTTGTCGATGGATCATCTTAAAACCTTTGGTAGTAAAGTGCTAGCGGAAAGGGCACTGCAGGAAGGTCCTGAGAATTATAAAGGGAAAGATTTTCGTAAGACGAAAGATCTGTCTGAATCGGAAATTGAGGAAATTGGAAGTCCTATAGAACTTAGCTTAGCCGTGGATGCTGCTTGTAACGAAATGACTGGAGTTATGGAGTATCAAGGTGTTTGGACGTTTGACAAAGAACAGGTGGTTTTTCGTAAGGGTCCATACGAAGGAGGATCAAATAATGTAGGGGAGTTTTTGGCACTCGTTCATGGTCTGGCTTATTTGAAAGCACATAAGGATGAAAAAATGCACGAGTTGCCCATTTATTCTGATTCAAGGATTGCGATGGGTTGGATTAAAGCTAAGAAATGTAGAACAAAGTCGGTTGGTTCTCAAGAATTAAGACAACTAATAAGTCGTGCTGAGACCTGGTTACAGAAGAATAGCTATAAAAATCCTATTCTGAAATGGGAGACAAAAGTTTGGGGAGAAATACCTGCAGACTTTGGCAGGAAATAA
- a CDS encoding SIR2 family protein, with the protein MNLSEFIQLFPLRASNLAWLFGAGTSVSAGLPTAYDLVWDFKRRIYCAEQNYELRLFENLSDSGLRNQIQSYFDGKQDYPKKDSPEEYSFYFNKAFVTPSARREYIESLLSGVKLSYGHKVLGAFMKLGYAPLIFTTNFDKAFENAAIEFFKSSEGWFCTDIDNAESGLKYFQSNNSPLIVKLHGDYYSEKLKNTSEELQNQDSKLRGILSGTSLNKGLAVMGYSGRDNSIMETLREGLNKENPYPHGIFWFIRSGEKPLKGVEDFLNEAKEKKVETNLIEIETFDTAWGDFIKGFSSIPDEIRDQLNENYYRFDNRPLPSKGTKLPLLRLNALEIEKFPATARIYKCEIGGIKEVKSKIKEKQANIVAIRKRQGVVGFGSDSEFKRVFGENNEMDVFNIPDKHLRYDDSTLKSLLIEALAKAICNQLDLKYTYRRGQHSILINPKKRDSDDYKVLSNSIGGVFGDIPSSNLKWAAGIGLSIQYKLNRAHLILSPTIIATKPKDREAAKHIAPFVKEKMATWYNNKYNRILDAWLDVIFGKNQQLNISLFNNDEDGINAHFQINKQTNYIKFS; encoded by the coding sequence TTGAATTTAAGCGAATTCATACAGTTATTTCCCTTAAGGGCTTCAAACCTAGCATGGTTATTTGGAGCTGGCACATCTGTTTCTGCAGGATTACCAACAGCCTATGATTTAGTATGGGATTTCAAAAGACGCATTTATTGTGCTGAACAAAATTACGAATTGCGTTTGTTTGAAAATCTTTCCGATTCAGGACTAAGAAATCAGATTCAAAGTTACTTTGATGGAAAACAAGACTACCCTAAAAAAGACAGTCCTGAGGAATATTCTTTTTATTTCAATAAGGCATTTGTCACTCCCTCTGCAAGAAGAGAATACATAGAAAGTCTTCTTTCAGGAGTAAAATTGTCCTATGGTCATAAGGTATTAGGAGCATTTATGAAGCTTGGTTATGCCCCGCTTATATTTACGACCAATTTTGATAAAGCATTTGAGAATGCAGCAATTGAGTTTTTTAAAAGTTCAGAAGGATGGTTTTGTACAGACATAGACAATGCTGAGTCAGGATTAAAATATTTCCAGTCGAATAACTCTCCCTTAATTGTAAAGCTTCATGGCGACTACTATTCTGAAAAGCTTAAAAACACATCCGAAGAATTACAAAATCAGGATAGTAAGTTAAGAGGGATACTTTCAGGTACTAGTCTTAATAAGGGATTAGCTGTTATGGGTTACAGTGGTCGTGATAACTCCATAATGGAAACTCTAAGAGAAGGACTAAATAAAGAAAATCCCTATCCTCATGGAATTTTTTGGTTCATAAGATCAGGAGAAAAACCACTTAAGGGTGTAGAGGATTTTTTGAATGAAGCAAAAGAGAAAAAAGTTGAAACAAACCTTATTGAAATTGAGACTTTTGATACAGCTTGGGGTGATTTCATTAAAGGGTTTAGTTCCATACCTGACGAAATTAGAGATCAATTAAATGAAAACTATTATCGATTTGATAATAGACCCTTGCCCAGCAAAGGAACAAAGCTTCCGTTATTAAGGCTTAATGCTTTAGAGATTGAAAAATTCCCAGCAACTGCTAGGATATACAAATGTGAGATAGGAGGGATAAAAGAGGTCAAATCTAAAATCAAAGAGAAACAAGCGAATATAGTAGCTATTAGAAAGCGTCAAGGAGTAGTTGGATTTGGTTCAGACTCAGAGTTTAAACGAGTTTTTGGGGAGAATAATGAAATGGATGTATTCAATATTCCTGATAAACATCTGAGATATGATGATTCAACATTAAAAAGCCTTTTAATTGAGGCTCTTGCAAAAGCAATTTGTAATCAACTAGACCTTAAGTACACTTACAGAAGAGGCCAACATTCAATACTAATCAATCCTAAAAAGAGAGATTCCGATGATTATAAAGTTCTAAGTAACTCAATAGGAGGGGTTTTTGGAGATATTCCCAGTTCCAATTTAAAATGGGCAGCAGGAATTGGACTTTCAATTCAGTATAAACTTAATAGAGCACATTTGATATTATCTCCAACTATAATTGCAACTAAACCAAAAGATAGGGAAGCCGCTAAACATATCGCACCATTTGTTAAAGAAAAAATGGCAACGTGGTACAACAACAAGTATAATCGTATTCTTGACGCTTGGTTAGATGTAATCTTTGGCAAAAACCAGCAACTGAATATTTCTCTTTTCAACAATGATGAAGATGGGATAAACGCTCATTTTCAGATCAATAAACAAACGAACTATATTAAATTCAGTTGA
- a CDS encoding MarC family protein: MLDFFSKFDWAQLGVTTMVLFAVIDIVGSIPVIIKIKKDAGDISPFRATIIAFCIMIGFLLGGESILNFMGVDKSAFAVAGSFILFALALEMSLGIQINKQKEEVSPKLATVVPVAFPLIAGAGSMTTLVSLRAEYEMINVILAVVINMFVVYLVLRLTKKIEKLLGNGGIAVLEKVFGIILLAIAIKLFTENVQVLFN; the protein is encoded by the coding sequence ATGCTAGATTTTTTTTCAAAATTTGACTGGGCTCAGCTAGGGGTTACTACTATGGTGCTTTTTGCCGTAATTGACATTGTTGGTTCTATTCCAGTTATTATCAAGATCAAAAAAGACGCTGGTGATATCAGTCCTTTTCGAGCAACGATCATCGCATTCTGTATAATGATTGGATTCTTATTAGGAGGTGAGTCGATTCTAAATTTTATGGGTGTGGATAAAAGTGCCTTTGCAGTAGCTGGTTCGTTCATTCTTTTTGCGCTTGCCTTAGAAATGTCTCTGGGAATTCAGATCAACAAACAAAAAGAAGAGGTTTCCCCGAAGTTGGCTACTGTGGTACCAGTTGCTTTTCCATTAATTGCTGGTGCCGGTTCCATGACTACACTCGTCTCGCTTCGAGCGGAGTACGAAATGATCAATGTGATCTTGGCGGTTGTAATTAACATGTTTGTTGTTTATCTTGTCCTCCGTTTGACCAAAAAGATAGAGAAACTTTTGGGGAATGGTGGTATTGCCGTTCTCGAAAAAGTGTTCGGAATTATCTTATTGGCTATTGCGATTAAGCTTTTTACGGAAAACGTACAGGTATTATTCAACTAA
- a CDS encoding WG repeat-containing protein, whose amino-acid sequence MEIKRLTTIDEQFEAGKQAFMEKDFQEACKLLRLALGNIQEPTHNNDIIYWLEKAELCRKHFEAACFYQELEFYEESYEHMKELYPFVEEMSWPWHNVEGQIYILKKDSSGKYGYQNKDGVWKIDPIFEKAYPFREGHARVYLDGKIGFIDRRGIQVVKPMYEEADDFENGLALVKRDGQSFMINRLGVELEQVEVEING is encoded by the coding sequence ATGGAAATTAAAAGATTGACAACAATAGACGAGCAGTTTGAGGCCGGGAAACAGGCATTTATGGAAAAAGATTTTCAAGAAGCTTGCAAACTGTTAAGGTTAGCCCTAGGAAACATTCAAGAGCCGACCCATAACAACGACATCATATATTGGCTTGAAAAAGCAGAGCTGTGTAGAAAGCATTTTGAAGCTGCATGTTTTTATCAGGAGCTTGAATTTTATGAAGAGTCATACGAACACATGAAAGAACTCTATCCATTCGTTGAAGAGATGAGCTGGCCTTGGCATAATGTAGAAGGACAGATATACATTCTTAAAAAAGATTCCTCCGGAAAATATGGGTATCAGAACAAAGATGGTGTTTGGAAAATAGACCCCATTTTTGAAAAGGCATATCCATTTCGAGAAGGTCATGCTCGTGTATATTTAGATGGAAAGATAGGATTTATTGACAGAAGAGGTATTCAGGTAGTAAAGCCCATGTACGAAGAAGCAGATGATTTCGAAAATGGATTGGCTTTGGTAAAAAGAGACGGGCAGAGTTTCATGATAAATCGCTTAGGTGTAGAACTTGAACAGGTGGAGGTTGAGATAAATGGATAG
- a CDS encoding toxin-antitoxin system YwqK family antitoxin: MKQLAFASIFLLVGAVNLFAQSTETVKNYFDVYKTQLSEKYTVISGTNTMHGLYQSYNQNGDIIKTVNYKNGKRHGSVKHYNSVTLDLEYSGTFNEGEPVEETGYFRKGQKKFYKKADGVWKIWYESGQLAVEAFIGQGKWGAGNDYSPNLMDYYMVSPSGDLIYPKSVKFFHKNGSISAENSFGADGLSSSYVSYDIDGSVIYKRENQGDRGYTETYFQNSSPLVSRSLLLIPSKEEYSPFESLLDGEYVIYNSIGEKVGGGIYVKGKREGEWKYFLDEKGNLCSLLDENGERFLVHDEPHYYRTVQYKNGIPEKVTVYTIQNEKTWEGSMLTDFPDKLHGECKTYQNNKVIAINNYNSGIEHGEQSYFYPSGKLKIRKTQNNGKSIKVEAWFESGQQSQLVVYRDDDNVYESQLWYENGNIKESGLLSGDSPDKKIGIWKFYSESGDLVEVKEYNQYGSVIKTYDGQDYLKLEEQKLKQEQEKVEREEHNKKMRHYDNNIFVIYGKKVASSPRKGGLKDKVDEAYIEIVQPDIPITKIKKKRLYKAYEILFEHLEDISKTVDSDLDAAISATDAMVSLCNKMLQLINEDTDELEDKLKKEKDPLVIAELLEIKI, translated from the coding sequence ATGAAACAGTTAGCTTTTGCTTCAATTTTCTTGCTCGTTGGAGCAGTAAATTTATTCGCGCAATCAACAGAAACAGTAAAAAACTACTTTGATGTATACAAAACACAGTTATCTGAGAAGTACACCGTTATCTCAGGAACAAACACAATGCATGGCCTCTATCAATCATACAACCAGAATGGTGACATCATCAAAACAGTTAATTATAAAAATGGAAAAAGACATGGTTCAGTTAAACACTACAACAGTGTAACGCTTGACTTGGAATACTCGGGAACATTCAATGAAGGTGAACCTGTTGAAGAAACAGGGTATTTCAGGAAAGGTCAAAAGAAATTCTACAAGAAAGCAGATGGAGTTTGGAAGATTTGGTATGAATCCGGACAACTAGCAGTTGAAGCATTTATTGGTCAGGGTAAATGGGGTGCAGGAAATGATTACAGTCCAAATTTGATGGACTACTATATGGTGAGCCCTTCTGGTGACTTAATCTACCCGAAATCAGTAAAATTCTTCCATAAAAACGGTAGTATTTCTGCAGAAAATTCGTTCGGGGCAGATGGTCTTTCAAGTTCATACGTTAGTTATGACATAGATGGCAGTGTTATTTACAAAAGAGAAAATCAAGGAGACAGGGGGTACACTGAAACCTACTTTCAAAATAGTTCTCCATTGGTATCTAGGTCTCTATTATTAATTCCGTCAAAAGAAGAATATAGTCCTTTTGAATCTTTGCTAGACGGTGAATATGTCATCTACAATTCAATAGGAGAAAAAGTAGGTGGAGGCATTTATGTAAAAGGGAAACGTGAAGGGGAATGGAAATATTTTCTTGATGAAAAAGGAAACCTTTGTAGTCTACTAGATGAAAATGGTGAACGATTTTTGGTTCATGATGAACCACACTATTATAGGACAGTCCAATACAAAAATGGCATTCCAGAAAAAGTAACTGTTTACACCATTCAAAATGAAAAGACATGGGAAGGCAGTATGCTAACTGATTTTCCAGACAAATTACATGGAGAGTGTAAGACCTATCAAAACAACAAAGTAATTGCCATCAACAACTACAATTCTGGGATTGAACATGGAGAACAAAGTTACTTCTATCCTTCTGGTAAGCTTAAGATCAGAAAAACACAAAACAACGGGAAATCCATAAAAGTTGAAGCTTGGTTTGAATCAGGTCAACAGTCACAGCTCGTTGTTTACAGAGATGATGACAATGTATACGAGAGTCAACTGTGGTACGAAAACGGGAACATCAAAGAATCCGGTCTATTGTCAGGTGACAGTCCTGATAAAAAGATAGGCATCTGGAAGTTCTATTCCGAAAGCGGAGACCTTGTAGAGGTTAAGGAATACAACCAGTACGGCTCCGTAATTAAGACCTATGATGGACAAGACTACCTTAAGCTAGAGGAACAAAAACTAAAACAGGAACAGGAAAAGGTAGAAAGAGAAGAACACAATAAAAAGATGCGTCATTACGACAACAACATTTTTGTCATTTATGGTAAAAAGGTTGCTTCATCTCCAAGGAAAGGTGGCCTCAAAGATAAGGTGGATGAAGCCTACATTGAAATCGTGCAACCTGATATTCCAATCACAAAAATCAAAAAGAAAAGACTGTACAAAGCTTATGAAATTCTTTTTGAGCATTTAGAGGACATCAGTAAAACAGTTGATAGTGATTTGGATGCTGCTATATCAGCAACTGATGCTATGGTCTCATTATGTAACAAGATGCTTCAGCTCATAAATGAAGATACTGACGAGTTGGAGGATAAGCTTAAGAAGGAAAAAGACCCTTTAGTTATTGCTGAGTTGTTAGAAATAAAGATATAG
- a CDS encoding argonaute/piwi family protein, with protein MEFPGYHIVPEPQLSFDAMTPKASHIHPLQGLKDFGPHSCNLMPVDEIRVAAIYPKGTRHILEGLFKEFTQSHNPKERKRYLPDYTGFETIFKSKISLTSSNICVELEGVEFSENKSPYIILSEEISNALRTMSQRKQDFDVLAIYLPESWAPAFVDVDSGFDLHDYIKGTTAMMHIPTQILREDSVISYKCRCSVMWRLSIAFYVKGGGVPWKLSSIDQETAFIGLSYSSRLNKNTGQFDFITCCSQVFDADGTGMEFIAYDASEIESRIGDNPFLTRAEMRKVIAKSLQLYQRRHAGRQPKRLIVHKTSHFKAQEIDGAFDAVNTNMELELLQIVQDQPWTATQHVNYGKEWSVPGYPVKRGIYAQIDQQEVLLWTQGQVKLGDKNNFYKEGKGIPSPLLIRRFAGKGGWDKNCQAILGLTKMNWNHDGIYDRLPVTLGYASVLAKTIKKMNELTNKPYEFRFFM; from the coding sequence ATGGAGTTTCCAGGATATCATATTGTACCAGAACCACAACTCTCATTCGATGCGATGACACCTAAGGCTAGTCATATTCATCCTTTACAGGGATTGAAAGATTTTGGTCCACACAGTTGTAACTTAATGCCTGTTGACGAAATCAGAGTTGCCGCTATATATCCGAAAGGAACACGACACATTTTAGAAGGACTTTTTAAAGAATTTACTCAATCTCACAATCCAAAAGAAAGAAAAAGATATTTACCCGATTATACAGGGTTTGAGACCATATTTAAATCTAAAATCAGCCTCACATCATCCAATATCTGTGTTGAGCTAGAAGGCGTTGAATTTTCAGAAAATAAGAGTCCATACATAATCTTAAGCGAAGAAATTAGTAACGCTTTGAGAACCATGTCCCAAAGAAAACAAGATTTCGATGTCCTCGCTATCTACTTACCTGAATCATGGGCTCCCGCATTTGTAGATGTTGATTCCGGATTTGATTTGCATGATTACATAAAGGGAACAACGGCTATGATGCATATTCCTACCCAAATATTAAGGGAAGATAGCGTTATCAGTTACAAATGTAGATGCAGCGTTATGTGGAGGCTTTCAATTGCATTTTATGTAAAAGGGGGTGGTGTACCATGGAAATTATCTTCAATTGATCAAGAAACAGCGTTTATTGGACTAAGCTATTCTTCTAGATTAAATAAAAATACAGGCCAGTTTGATTTCATAACTTGTTGTAGTCAGGTTTTCGATGCTGATGGAACAGGAATGGAATTTATAGCTTATGATGCTTCAGAAATTGAATCGAGAATAGGAGACAATCCATTCTTAACAAGAGCAGAAATGCGCAAGGTGATTGCGAAAAGTTTGCAGTTATATCAAAGAAGACATGCAGGACGACAACCAAAAAGGTTGATAGTTCACAAAACAAGTCATTTCAAGGCACAGGAAATAGATGGTGCGTTTGATGCAGTTAATACAAATATGGAACTCGAGCTGCTTCAAATTGTTCAAGACCAACCATGGACAGCAACCCAACATGTAAACTACGGTAAAGAATGGTCTGTTCCGGGATACCCAGTTAAAAGAGGAATTTACGCTCAGATTGACCAACAAGAGGTTTTATTGTGGACACAGGGTCAAGTAAAACTTGGTGATAAAAACAACTTTTACAAAGAAGGAAAAGGCATTCCCTCTCCATTGCTAATTAGAAGATTTGCAGGTAAAGGAGGTTGGGATAAGAATTGTCAAGCTATTTTGGGGCTTACAAAAATGAATTGGAATCATGATGGGATTTATGACCGACTACCCGTGACTCTTGGATACGCTTCTGTCTTAGCCAAAACAATTAAAAAGATGAACGAACTTACCAATAAGCCCTACGAATTTAGATTCTTCATGTAG
- a CDS encoding WG repeat-containing protein produces the protein MSINQFAEYWGIIEKGEEVISYQMIEDMTRIREGLEKEVLGVFFFNRGCYDTAFDIFKKLDSKNNVQELVKTCEHRLYPKPRNKELPILELDKIRPGLKEYLSLGEKSPLGEARNGWLKQGEWSIYSLSGNKVIDKLKAVSPFHNGMAKVKLNNGETVVINRHGKTLKITKNGN, from the coding sequence ATGTCGATAAATCAATTCGCAGAATATTGGGGCATCATTGAAAAAGGAGAAGAGGTCATTTCTTACCAAATGATTGAAGATATGACCCGTATTCGGGAAGGACTGGAAAAAGAGGTGCTTGGAGTCTTCTTTTTTAATCGTGGATGTTATGACACAGCCTTTGATATTTTCAAGAAACTTGATTCAAAAAACAATGTACAAGAGCTTGTAAAAACCTGTGAACATAGACTTTATCCAAAACCGCGAAACAAAGAGCTGCCGATTCTTGAACTTGATAAAATTCGTCCGGGATTAAAGGAGTATCTTTCATTAGGAGAAAAGTCACCACTAGGTGAAGCACGTAATGGCTGGTTAAAACAGGGAGAGTGGAGTATTTACTCACTATCAGGAAACAAGGTCATTGATAAGCTCAAAGCTGTAAGTCCATTTCATAATGGTATGGCTAAAGTGAAGTTAAATAATGGAGAAACAGTCGTGATTAATCGACATGGCAAAACCCTTAAGATTACTAAGAATGGAAATTAA
- a CDS encoding AAA family ATPase, translated as MAGNPYYIITGAPSTGKTSILNELRNRGFICHQEIAREVIRENLDTGIDIFPWNNMHGFSDLVLERMINLVKTFEPTTTQFLDRSMVDLIGYMKFANNPVPPHYIREALSVGYSKKVFFLPLWTEIYTQDEERKESIEEAEKIGNALAETYQSLGFDLIEVPHAPLNDRVSFILSECEQFQEL; from the coding sequence ATGGCAGGGAATCCATATTATATTATCACAGGAGCACCGAGTACAGGAAAAACTTCCATACTGAACGAACTCAGAAACCGTGGGTTCATTTGTCATCAAGAAATTGCAAGGGAGGTAATCCGTGAGAATTTGGACACTGGCATTGATATCTTCCCATGGAACAATATGCATGGTTTTAGTGATCTTGTACTAGAGCGTATGATCAACCTGGTAAAAACATTTGAACCAACCACTACACAGTTCCTAGACCGCAGCATGGTGGATCTTATTGGTTACATGAAGTTTGCCAACAACCCTGTCCCACCTCATTACATTAGAGAAGCGCTGTCTGTTGGATATTCGAAAAAAGTGTTCTTTTTACCTTTATGGACAGAAATCTACACACAAGATGAAGAGCGAAAAGAAAGTATTGAGGAAGCTGAAAAAATAGGCAATGCACTTGCAGAAACCTATCAATCGCTGGGCTTTGATTTGATTGAAGTACCTCATGCTCCCCTTAATGATCGTGTTTCTTTTATTTTGTCAGAATGCGAACAATTTCAGGAACTCTAA
- the purN gene encoding phosphoribosylglycinamide formyltransferase, with amino-acid sequence MKAKLALLASGTGTNVRNIIAHFENNDAITVDCVITNKSDAGALNFALEKDIDAFVFSKAEFNDGSVLELLKERGVTHVILAGFLLMISPALVDHFKDRILNIHPALLPNYGGKGMYGMNVHNAVYENKESKSGITIHLVNEEYDKGKILAQFEVDIEGCSPEEISSRVRDLEQQYFPGVIEDYITAN; translated from the coding sequence ATGAAAGCGAAACTTGCTTTATTAGCTTCTGGAACTGGAACAAATGTTCGAAACATTATTGCTCATTTTGAGAATAACGATGCAATAACTGTTGATTGCGTTATTACAAATAAATCAGATGCGGGAGCGCTTAACTTTGCATTGGAAAAAGATATCGATGCCTTTGTTTTTTCAAAAGCTGAGTTTAACGATGGTTCGGTGCTTGAATTACTTAAGGAACGAGGAGTAACTCATGTTATTCTTGCAGGTTTTTTATTGATGATTTCTCCAGCTCTAGTAGATCATTTCAAAGACCGAATATTGAATATTCACCCTGCTCTTTTACCTAATTACGGTGGAAAAGGGATGTACGGAATGAATGTGCACAATGCCGTCTATGAAAATAAAGAGAGCAAATCTGGGATCACGATCCACCTAGTTAATGAAGAGTATGACAAAGGAAAGATTTTGGCACAGTTTGAGGTGGATATAGAAGGGTGCTCTCCTGAAGAGATCTCTTCAAGAGTAAGAGATTTGGAACAGCAGTATTTTCCCGGAGTTATCGAAGATTATATAACAGCTAATTAA
- a CDS encoding phasin family protein has product METLKNIVYAGVGLASTTSDKVKETINDLVEKGKISDTEGKKIIDDIFKTTESTIEEFETKVKSMTDKINATFDFKGKKEDKVVVSLEKKIAELERELAEAKKATQAKAAPKRAAAKKTSPAKKTTTRKTAAKKTTAKKMTTKASNTKTK; this is encoded by the coding sequence ATGGAGACGTTAAAAAATATTGTTTACGCAGGTGTTGGGCTAGCTAGTACAACCTCAGACAAAGTTAAAGAAACGATAAATGACCTTGTTGAAAAGGGAAAGATATCTGACACTGAAGGAAAAAAAATTATTGATGACATCTTTAAAACAACAGAGTCTACGATTGAAGAGTTTGAGACAAAAGTGAAGTCGATGACTGATAAGATCAATGCTACTTTTGATTTTAAAGGAAAAAAAGAAGATAAAGTTGTGGTATCTCTTGAGAAGAAAATTGCAGAATTGGAAAGAGAATTAGCTGAGGCAAAGAAAGCCACTCAGGCAAAGGCTGCCCCAAAGAGAGCTGCTGCCAAGAAGACGTCACCAGCTAAAAAGACAACAACACGTAAGACAGCAGCTAAAAAGACAACTGCGAAGAAAATGACTACTAAAGCATCAAATACAAAAACTAAATAA